In Erpetoichthys calabaricus chromosome 2, fErpCal1.3, whole genome shotgun sequence, a genomic segment contains:
- the LOC114669408 gene encoding NACHT, LRR and PYD domains-containing protein 1-like — protein MALSSVFSADHSHLIEVDLRTNKLEDVGIRLLCDGLRSEHCKLMRMSVDGNVISVKERRNLTSQKKELNSSGRWLAISM, from the exons ATGGCGCTCTCCTCCGTTTTTTCAGCGGACCACTCGCACCTCATCGAGGTGGACCTGAGAACCAATAAGCTGGAGGACGTTGGAATACGTCTGCTGTGCGATGGGCTCAGGAGTGAACACTGTAAATTAATGAGAATGAG CGTTGATGGTAATGTGATCAGTGTGAAGGAGAGGAGGAACCTGACATCACAGAAGAAGGAGCTCAACAGCTCAGGACGATGGCTGGCAATCAGCATGTGA